The following proteins come from a genomic window of Amaranthus tricolor cultivar Red isolate AtriRed21 chromosome 14, ASM2621246v1, whole genome shotgun sequence:
- the LOC130800151 gene encoding uncharacterized protein LOC130800151, which produces MDIGHCYLDGNADCVEFCPHSGFQNILAATTYTLQEGDQPSRAGSISLFDVNGSSRSINQIGDVETAGIFDIKWNPVQDGVSPLIAQADAAGCLRIHELECSSNGSSLSGTLLKESCGVQISSSMCLCLDWNPLATSLTVGLSDGSVSVASLAESQLIEDQQWKAHDFEVWAASFDPHQPSVVYTGSDDCKFIGWDLRSDTSIPAFRNSKVHKMGICCIVKNPHDPCSLLTGSYDEQLRVWDVRSISKPVHETSICLGGGVWRIKNHPHINGLVLAACMHNGFSIVKINNGNLKVIETYNKHGSLAYGADWQRKRPDQEGKKEGNVVATCSFYDRLLRVWITEADILA; this is translated from the exons ATGGATATTGGGCACTGTTACCTTGATGGGAATGCTGATTGTGTCGAGTTTTGTCCCCACAGTGGGTTCCAGAACATTCTAGCTGCTACTACATACACTTTACAAGAGGGTGATCAGCCAAGTCGAGCTGGGAGTATTTCATTGTTTGATGTTAATGGTAGTAGCCGTAGTATCAATCAAATTGGCGATGTTGAAACTGCTGGAATTTTTGATATCAAATGGAACCCAGTTCAAGATGGGGTGAGTCCCTTGATTGCTCAAGCTGATGCTGCTGGGTGTTTGAGGATTCATGAGCTTGAGTGTTCTTCAAATGGATCAAGTTTGTCag GAACCTTACTTAAAGAGAGCTGTGGTGTTCAAATCAGCTCCTCAATGTGCCTTTGCTTGGATTGGAACCCCTTAGCCACATCACTTACAGTCGGGCTTTCTGATGGTTCCGTCTCTGTTGCATCTCTTGCAGAATCACAACTCATTGAAGATCAACAATGGAAAGCTCATGACTTTGAGGTATGGGCGGCTTCCTTTGACCCCCATCAGCCATCTGTTGTGTACACTGGTTCAGATGATTGCAAATTCATTGGTTGGGATTTGAGAAGTGATACTTCTATACCAGCATTTCGAAACTCGAAGGTCCACAAAATGGGGATTTGTTGCATTGTGAAGAACCCTCATGATCCATGTTCTTTACTTACCGGTAGCTATGATGAACAATTAAGGGTCTGGGATGTCAGGTCTATCTCAAAGCCAGTCCACGAAACTTCCATCTGTTTAGGGGGCGGAGTTTGGAGGATTAAGAATCATCCTCACATTAATGGCCTCGTGTTGGCAGCTTGTATGCATAATGGCTTTTCCATTGTTAAAATAAACAATGGAAATCTGAAAGTAATTGAGACATATAATAAGCACGGCTCGCTTGCCTATGGAGCAGATTGGCAGCGAAAAAGGCCAGATCAGGAAGGGAAGAAAGAGGGTAATGTGGTGGCTACTTGCTCGTTTTATGATAGACTTCTTCGAGTCTGGATTACTGAGGCCGATATTCTTGCTTGA
- the LOC130800153 gene encoding protein MICRORCHIDIA 6-like isoform X1, giving the protein MEEVDLSHVKSERGLNGSFIQNGDNHSSYLAPPGWDVQLGAEVSNNDISNALSIEHNEEANILETTQTPIEDTNFSSSPICPAPICRQFWKAGNYEDALKSKSHVQSRQNHLHVHPKFLHSNATSHKWAFGAVAELLDNAMDEIQNGASFVIVDKISNPRDGSPALLTQDDGGGMDPEAIRRCMSFGFSDKKSKSAIGRYGNGFKTSTMRLGADVIVFTRHLNDRTLTQSIGLLSYTYLSRTGLDRIVVPMVDYEYNVLTDTFEPLHRYGGEYFKSNLSIILQWSPYQSENELMKQFEDIGAHGTKVIIFNLWFTDDGTLEFDFESDLEDIRLRKSDDAKKVNAKLLISEKHIGNQYRYSLRVYLSILYLRIPQNFCIILRGKVVEHHIIAHDLKYQEFIMYRPQIGGSKEEIMTTIGFLKEAPDVYIHGFNVYHKNRLILPFWQVVSYLDSRGRGVVGILETNFIEPTHNKQDFERTSLFQKLETRLKEMTWEYWDHHCGLIGYQVKKKAPVASLVSSYADSNVPRSISVDTSSKVSRSLVGRADPVFSLPAGDLLAARNRTHRESGVKRTQDDFLSNLGRGRRQNREEPKAPCAGRLMDVQPVALDAMPQNQHEAMVVRQDHKKLKAKCLELERSEEQLNYKVSRLVSELGEARLEYKRMLAELEALEVVKAENNQGRC; this is encoded by the exons ATGGAAGAAGTTGATCTTAGTCATGTGAAGTCAGAACGCGGATTAAATGGATCTTTTATCCAAAACGGAGATAACCACTCATCTTATTTGGCCCCTCCTGGGTGGGATGTCCAACTTGGAGCAGAAGTATCTAACAATGATATATCAAATGCATTAAGCATTGAACACAATGAAGAGGCCAATATATTAGAAACAACACAAACTCCTATTGAAGATACAAATTTCTCTTCATCACCTATATGTCCGGCACCAATATGTCGACAATTCTGGAAAGCTGGAAACTATGAAGATGCGCTGAAGTCTAAATCTCATGTTCAAA GTAGGCAAAATCACTTGCATGTTCACCCAAAGTTTCTCCACTCaaatgcaacttcacataagtGGGCTTTTGGAG CTGTTGCAGAACTTCTTGACAATGCAATGGATGAG ATACAAAATGGAGCCTCTTTTGTAATTGTAGATAAAATTTCAAATCCAAGGGATGGATCCCCAGCCTTGTTGACTCAAG ATGATGGTGGTGGAATGGATCCAGAGGCAATCCGGCGTTGTATGAGTTTTGGTTTTTCGGACAAAAAATCTAAATCGGCAATTGGGCGAT ACGGTAATGGATTCAAAACCAGCACCATGCGACTTGGAGCTGATGTTATAGTTTTCACTCGGCATTTGAACGACAG GACATTGACTCAAAGCATTGGTCTCTTGTCATACACGTATTTGTCACGAACAGGCCTAGACAGGATAGTGGTACCTATG GTTGATTATGAGTACAACGTCTTAACTGATACCTTTGAACCTCTACATCGCTATGGTGGAGAGTATTTCAAGTCAAATTTATCCATCATTTTGCAATGGTCACCATATCAAAGTGAAAACGAGTTAATGAAGCAG TTCGAAGACATTGGGGCACATGGAACCAAagttataattttcaatttgtgGTTTACGGATGATGGGACATTAGAGTTTGATTTTGAAAGTGATCTCGAG GATATTCGCCTGCGAAAATCGGATGATGCTAAGAAAGTAAATGCAAAATTGTTGATAAGCGAAAAGCACATTGGCAACCAATATCGTTACTCCCTTCGT GTATACCTGTCCATCTTGTATCTACGGATTCCCCAAAATTTCTGTATCATATTGCGTGGGAAGGTTGTAGAGCATCACATTATAGCACACGATCTCAAATATCAGGAGTTTATCATGTATAGACCTCAAATTGGTGGATCGAAAGAG GAAATAATGACAACAATAGGATTTTTGAAGGAAGCTCCTGATGTGTATATCCATGGCTTTAATGTCTACCATAAGAACCGTCTAATACTG CCATTTTGGCAGGTTGTGAGCTATTTGGACAGTAGAGGAAGAGGGGTTGTAG GGATATTGGAAACAAACTTTATTGAGCCTACTCATAATAAGCAAGATTTTGAAAGGACATCACTCTTCCAAAAGCTTGAAACTCGGTTGAAGGAAATGACTTGGGAGTATTG GGATCATCATTGTGGACTTATTGGGTATCAGGTTAAAAAGAAGGCTCCAGTAGCCTCACTTGTGTCGTCCTATGCTGATTCCAATGTTCCAAGATCTATAAGTGTGGATACAAGTTCAAAAGTGAGTCGATCACTAGTTGGTAGAGCTGATCCTGTGTTTAGTTTACCTGCTGGAGATCTGTTAGCTGCTCGAAACAGAACCCATCGGGAGTCCG GAGTCAAGAGGACGCAAGACGATTTTTTGTCTAATCTTGGAAGGGGAAGAAGGCAAAACCGGGAAGAACCTAAGGCTCCATGTGCTGGACGCCTGATGGATGTTCAG CCCGTCGCTCTAGATGCAATGCCACAGAATCAACATGAGGCTATGGTAGTGAGGCAGGATCATAAGAAGCTTAAAGCAAA ATGTTTAGAATTAGAGAGGTCTGAAGAACA
- the LOC130800153 gene encoding protein MICRORCHIDIA 6-like isoform X2, with the protein MEEVDLSHVKSERGLNGSFIQNGDNHSSYLAPPGWDVQLGAEVSNNDISNALSIEHNEEANILETTQTPIEDTNFSSSPICPAPICRQFWKAGNYEDALKSKSHVQSRQNHLHVHPKFLHSNATSHKWAFGAVAELLDNAMDEIQNGASFVIVDKISNPRDGSPALLTQDDGGGMDPEAIRRCMSFGFSDKKSKSAIGRYGNGFKTSTMRLGADVIVFTRHLNDRTLTQSIGLLSYTYLSRTGLDRIVVPMVDYEYNVLTDTFEPLHRYGGEYFKSNLSIILQWSPYQSENELMKQFEDIGAHGTKVIIFNLWFTDDGTLEFDFESDLEDIRLRKSDDAKKVNAKLLISEKHIGNQYRYSLRVYLSILYLRIPQNFCIILRGKVVEHHIIAHDLKYQEFIMYRPQIGGSKEEIMTTIGFLKEAPDVYIHGFNVYHKNRLILPFWQVVSYLDSRGRGVVGILETNFIEPTHNKQDFERTSLFQKLETRLKEMTWEYWDHHCGLIGYQVKKKAPVASLVSSYADSNVPRSISVDTSSKVSRSLVGRADPVFSLPAGDLLAARNRTHRESGVKRTQDDFLSNLGRGRRQNREEPKAPCAGRLMDVQPVALDAMPQNQHEAMVVRQDHKKLKAKCLELERSEEQLNYKVSRLVSELGEARLEYKRMLAELEALEVVKAENNGRC; encoded by the exons ATGGAAGAAGTTGATCTTAGTCATGTGAAGTCAGAACGCGGATTAAATGGATCTTTTATCCAAAACGGAGATAACCACTCATCTTATTTGGCCCCTCCTGGGTGGGATGTCCAACTTGGAGCAGAAGTATCTAACAATGATATATCAAATGCATTAAGCATTGAACACAATGAAGAGGCCAATATATTAGAAACAACACAAACTCCTATTGAAGATACAAATTTCTCTTCATCACCTATATGTCCGGCACCAATATGTCGACAATTCTGGAAAGCTGGAAACTATGAAGATGCGCTGAAGTCTAAATCTCATGTTCAAA GTAGGCAAAATCACTTGCATGTTCACCCAAAGTTTCTCCACTCaaatgcaacttcacataagtGGGCTTTTGGAG CTGTTGCAGAACTTCTTGACAATGCAATGGATGAG ATACAAAATGGAGCCTCTTTTGTAATTGTAGATAAAATTTCAAATCCAAGGGATGGATCCCCAGCCTTGTTGACTCAAG ATGATGGTGGTGGAATGGATCCAGAGGCAATCCGGCGTTGTATGAGTTTTGGTTTTTCGGACAAAAAATCTAAATCGGCAATTGGGCGAT ACGGTAATGGATTCAAAACCAGCACCATGCGACTTGGAGCTGATGTTATAGTTTTCACTCGGCATTTGAACGACAG GACATTGACTCAAAGCATTGGTCTCTTGTCATACACGTATTTGTCACGAACAGGCCTAGACAGGATAGTGGTACCTATG GTTGATTATGAGTACAACGTCTTAACTGATACCTTTGAACCTCTACATCGCTATGGTGGAGAGTATTTCAAGTCAAATTTATCCATCATTTTGCAATGGTCACCATATCAAAGTGAAAACGAGTTAATGAAGCAG TTCGAAGACATTGGGGCACATGGAACCAAagttataattttcaatttgtgGTTTACGGATGATGGGACATTAGAGTTTGATTTTGAAAGTGATCTCGAG GATATTCGCCTGCGAAAATCGGATGATGCTAAGAAAGTAAATGCAAAATTGTTGATAAGCGAAAAGCACATTGGCAACCAATATCGTTACTCCCTTCGT GTATACCTGTCCATCTTGTATCTACGGATTCCCCAAAATTTCTGTATCATATTGCGTGGGAAGGTTGTAGAGCATCACATTATAGCACACGATCTCAAATATCAGGAGTTTATCATGTATAGACCTCAAATTGGTGGATCGAAAGAG GAAATAATGACAACAATAGGATTTTTGAAGGAAGCTCCTGATGTGTATATCCATGGCTTTAATGTCTACCATAAGAACCGTCTAATACTG CCATTTTGGCAGGTTGTGAGCTATTTGGACAGTAGAGGAAGAGGGGTTGTAG GGATATTGGAAACAAACTTTATTGAGCCTACTCATAATAAGCAAGATTTTGAAAGGACATCACTCTTCCAAAAGCTTGAAACTCGGTTGAAGGAAATGACTTGGGAGTATTG GGATCATCATTGTGGACTTATTGGGTATCAGGTTAAAAAGAAGGCTCCAGTAGCCTCACTTGTGTCGTCCTATGCTGATTCCAATGTTCCAAGATCTATAAGTGTGGATACAAGTTCAAAAGTGAGTCGATCACTAGTTGGTAGAGCTGATCCTGTGTTTAGTTTACCTGCTGGAGATCTGTTAGCTGCTCGAAACAGAACCCATCGGGAGTCCG GAGTCAAGAGGACGCAAGACGATTTTTTGTCTAATCTTGGAAGGGGAAGAAGGCAAAACCGGGAAGAACCTAAGGCTCCATGTGCTGGACGCCTGATGGATGTTCAG CCCGTCGCTCTAGATGCAATGCCACAGAATCAACATGAGGCTATGGTAGTGAGGCAGGATCATAAGAAGCTTAAAGCAAA ATGTTTAGAATTAGAGAGGTCTGAAGAACA